In Paenibacillus sonchi, a single genomic region encodes these proteins:
- the serS gene encoding serine--tRNA ligase, which produces MLDMNWIRDNEELMRNTAAWKKVDFRLEDLLEWDDKRRELRRETELRRAERNGLTKEVERLLRQGEAAAGEAAKAQVREINAQLTMLEADLNEAEQRCGELLLLAPNPVSADTPIGADDSGNVELRRSGTLPDFGFTPRDHVELGELHNIIDIPRGVKAGGPRSYVLKGAGLYLHLAVQRLALDVLAERGFTVMDVPVIVRPEALERTGFFPGGMDQTYELNGEKRWLAGTSEVSLVSLYSDEIVEADTPLRLAGMSACFRREVGSAGRDVRGLYRVHQFSKIEQVVICKSDPAVSEQLLQEILANAEQILRLLELPYRVVAVCSGDMSLKTHKQYDIETWMPSRGAYGETHSASNLLDFQARRSGIRFRDENGRLQYCHTLNNTAVATPRILIPLLENHQQEDGSIYIPKALRKYMDGQEFLHAAVTAAE; this is translated from the coding sequence ATGCTGGACATGAACTGGATCAGGGACAATGAGGAACTTATGAGAAACACAGCGGCGTGGAAAAAGGTGGACTTCCGGCTGGAGGATCTGCTGGAATGGGACGATAAACGGCGGGAGCTGCGCCGGGAAACCGAGCTGCGGCGTGCGGAGCGCAACGGGCTGACGAAGGAGGTCGAGCGCCTGCTCCGCCAGGGAGAGGCCGCGGCCGGAGAAGCAGCCAAGGCGCAGGTGCGGGAGATCAACGCTCAGCTTACAATGCTGGAAGCGGATCTCAACGAAGCAGAGCAGCGCTGCGGCGAGCTGCTGCTGCTTGCGCCCAATCCGGTATCGGCGGACACGCCAATCGGCGCCGATGACAGCGGGAACGTGGAGCTGCGGCGAAGCGGCACTCTGCCGGACTTCGGCTTCACGCCGCGTGATCATGTGGAGCTTGGCGAGCTCCACAACATCATCGATATTCCGCGCGGCGTCAAAGCCGGAGGACCGCGCAGCTACGTGCTGAAGGGCGCGGGGCTGTACCTGCACCTCGCCGTGCAGCGGCTGGCGCTGGATGTGCTGGCAGAGCGCGGCTTCACCGTGATGGACGTGCCGGTTATTGTCCGCCCGGAGGCGCTGGAGCGGACCGGCTTTTTTCCCGGCGGGATGGATCAGACCTATGAGCTGAACGGAGAAAAGCGCTGGCTGGCCGGAACCTCGGAGGTGTCGCTCGTCTCACTCTACAGCGATGAAATCGTCGAGGCGGATACGCCGCTGCGGCTGGCCGGCATGTCGGCCTGCTTCCGCCGCGAGGTCGGCTCGGCAGGCCGCGATGTGCGCGGCCTGTACCGGGTGCACCAGTTCTCGAAGATCGAACAGGTTGTAATCTGCAAGAGTGATCCGGCAGTCTCGGAGCAGCTGCTGCAGGAGATTCTGGCGAATGCCGAGCAGATTCTCCGGCTGCTGGAGCTGCCCTACCGCGTAGTGGCCGTCTGCAGCGGGGATATGTCGCTGAAGACGCACAAGCAATACGACATTGAGACCTGGATGCCCAGCCGGGGGGCGTATGGGGAGACCCATTCGGCTTCGAATCTGCTGGATTTTCAGGCCCGCCGTTCGGGCATCCGCTTCCGCGATGAGAACGGCCGGCTGCAATATTGCCACACCCTGAACAATACCGCAGTAGCCACACCGCGGATTCTGATTCCGCTGCTGGAGAATCACCAGCAGGAAGATGGTTCGATCTATATTCCGAAGGCGCTGCGCAAATATATGGACGGGCAGGAATTTCTTCACGCTGCGGTGACAGCAGCGGAATAA
- the ssuE gene encoding NADPH-dependent FMN reductase, producing the protein MAKIVVINGTPSLVSRVNAVIEYAEADLRGRGFEVERINVAELPAEDLIHTKFESEAIVKANGLVAEADAVIVVSPVYKASYTGVLKTFLDLIPEKGLAGKILLPLFMGGSLAHLLTIEYALKPVLSVLGARHILGGVYAVDSQAVRNDQGAVELAGELRLRLDSVLAELAEETSHKAARKSAE; encoded by the coding sequence ATGGCTAAAATAGTTGTCATCAACGGAACACCATCCCTGGTCTCGCGGGTGAATGCAGTCATTGAATATGCCGAGGCCGATCTGCGCGGGCGCGGATTCGAAGTGGAGCGGATCAATGTGGCCGAACTCCCGGCGGAGGATCTGATCCATACCAAGTTCGAAAGTGAAGCCATCGTCAAGGCTAACGGCCTTGTAGCTGAAGCCGATGCAGTAATCGTGGTCAGCCCGGTATACAAAGCTTCTTATACAGGGGTCCTGAAGACCTTCCTGGATCTGATTCCGGAAAAAGGGCTGGCCGGCAAAATCCTGCTTCCCCTCTTTATGGGCGGCAGTCTGGCACATCTGCTTACCATTGAATATGCACTAAAGCCGGTGCTGTCCGTACTGGGGGCGCGCCATATCCTGGGCGGCGTGTATGCGGTGGACTCCCAGGCTGTGCGCAATGACCAGGGTGCCGTCGAACTTGCCGGCGAACTCAGGCTGCGCCTGGACAGCGTCCTTGCGGAGCTGGCGGAAGAGACGTCGCATAAGGCAGCGCGTAAATCTGCAGAGTAG